A region of Pyxidicoccus parkwaysis DNA encodes the following proteins:
- a CDS encoding SDR family oxidoreductase, translating into MRKNILITGASSGLGEGMAREFAALGRNLALCARRTERLDALKAELLQKYPSITISVRALDVNDHAQVFSVFDAFAQELGSLDRIIVNAGVGQGKRIGTGHFATNVQTAQTNFVAALAQCEAAVGILRKQGDGHLVTISSMSAMRGLPRHLTAYAATKAGLATLTEGIRAELLGTRIKVTTIFPGYIHTELNAGAKNLPFAVDSEKGSRAMVKAIEREPVKAYVPGWPWTAVGFLLRNLPLKLVAKMS; encoded by the coding sequence ATGCGAAAGAACATCCTGATTACCGGCGCCAGCTCCGGCCTCGGTGAGGGCATGGCGCGCGAGTTCGCCGCCCTGGGCCGCAACCTCGCGCTGTGCGCGCGCCGCACCGAGCGGCTGGACGCGCTCAAGGCGGAATTGCTCCAGAAGTATCCGAGCATCACCATCTCCGTGCGGGCGCTGGACGTGAATGACCACGCGCAGGTGTTCAGCGTGTTCGACGCGTTCGCGCAGGAGTTGGGCAGCCTGGACCGCATCATCGTCAACGCGGGGGTGGGGCAGGGAAAGCGCATCGGCACCGGCCACTTCGCCACCAACGTGCAGACGGCGCAGACGAACTTCGTCGCCGCGCTGGCGCAGTGCGAGGCGGCGGTGGGCATCCTGCGCAAGCAGGGCGACGGACACCTGGTGACGATTTCCTCCATGAGCGCCATGCGCGGGCTGCCCCGGCACCTGACGGCCTACGCCGCGACGAAGGCCGGCCTCGCCACGCTCACCGAGGGCATCCGCGCCGAGCTGCTCGGCACGCGCATCAAGGTCACCACCATCTTCCCCGGCTACATCCACACCGAGCTCAACGCGGGGGCGAAGAACCTCCCGTTCGCCGTGGACTCCGAGAAGGGCTCGCGCGCGATGGTGAAGGCGATTGAGCGCGAGCCGGTGAAGGCCTATGTGCCGGGCTGGCCGTGGACGGCCGTGGGATTCCTGCTGCGCAACCTGCCGCTGAAGCTCGTGGCGAAGATGTCCTGA
- a CDS encoding histidine phosphatase family protein gives MGVVYLVRHGQASFGAADYDQLSETGVAQSRVLGETLRARLPQVDAVVTGTLTRHRQTAEACLSALKLQTTPQRSPGFDEFDLDELIVRHSPRYADRTLLMQDIASAKEPRRAFQELFTEVVARWVSGRHDDEYTVSWPAFRDGCIRALDTLIGELGASKSALVFTSGGPITAICQDLLRIPDEHAFRLNTALANCGVTKVVYSERGRFLSTLNEHGHFEGAQRALLTYR, from the coding sequence ATGGGTGTGGTGTACCTCGTCCGCCACGGACAGGCCTCGTTCGGCGCCGCGGACTATGACCAGCTCTCGGAGACGGGCGTGGCCCAGTCGCGGGTGCTCGGGGAGACGTTGCGCGCCCGGCTGCCGCAGGTGGATGCGGTGGTGACGGGCACGCTGACGCGCCACCGGCAGACGGCCGAGGCGTGCCTCTCCGCGCTCAAGCTCCAGACCACTCCGCAGCGCTCGCCCGGGTTCGACGAGTTCGACCTCGACGAGCTCATCGTCCGCCACTCGCCGCGCTACGCGGACCGCACGCTGCTGATGCAGGACATCGCCTCGGCGAAGGAGCCTCGCCGCGCGTTCCAGGAGCTGTTCACGGAGGTGGTGGCCCGCTGGGTGAGTGGCCGGCACGACGACGAGTACACCGTGTCCTGGCCTGCATTCCGGGATGGATGCATCCGGGCGCTCGATACGCTCATCGGCGAGCTGGGGGCCTCGAAGAGCGCGCTGGTGTTCACCTCCGGCGGTCCGATTACGGCCATCTGCCAGGATCTGCTGCGCATCCCCGACGAGCACGCCTTCCGCCTCAACACGGCCCTGGCCAACTGCGGCGTCACCAAGGTCGTCTACAGCGAGCGGGGACGGTTCCTCTCCACGCTGAACGAGCACGGCCACTTCGAGGGCGCGCAGCGTGCCCTCCTCACCTACCGCTGA
- a CDS encoding phosphotransferase family protein — MSSTTPIDQGRAVRPGEELNIPAVDAWLRTLVPSLEGTPEVTQFSGGASNWTYRLKYPNRDLILRRPPAGTKAKSAHDMSREYNVQKALKPAYPFVPTMIGLCQDASVIGSDFYVMERIEGIIPRKQLPRGLQLDKDTTRRLCLNVIDKLVQLHQVDAAAVGLSSLGKGPGYPKRQIEGWSDRYEKAGTWNVLSFKRVRDWLKANTPDDVATCLIHNDWRFDNVVLDAGDPTRVIGVLDWEMATLGDPLMDLGNTLAYWVQADDNVMMRMTRRQPTHLPGMLRREEVVEYYLDKMKLKPGNWTFYEVYGLFRLAVIIQQIYYRYHHKQTRNPAFKNFWLLANYLGLRCERLIRTKGAR, encoded by the coding sequence ATGTCTTCCACCACCCCCATCGACCAGGGACGCGCCGTCCGCCCCGGCGAGGAGCTCAACATCCCCGCCGTGGATGCCTGGCTCAGGACGCTCGTCCCCTCGCTGGAGGGCACGCCGGAAGTCACCCAGTTCTCCGGCGGCGCCTCCAACTGGACGTACCGGCTGAAGTACCCCAACCGCGACCTCATCCTGCGCCGGCCGCCCGCGGGCACGAAGGCCAAGTCCGCGCACGACATGTCGCGCGAGTACAACGTGCAGAAGGCCCTCAAGCCCGCCTACCCGTTCGTCCCCACCATGATTGGTCTGTGCCAGGACGCGTCCGTCATCGGCTCGGACTTCTACGTCATGGAGCGCATCGAGGGCATCATCCCCCGCAAGCAGTTGCCGCGCGGCCTGCAGCTCGACAAGGACACCACGCGCAGGCTCTGCCTCAACGTCATCGACAAGCTGGTGCAGCTCCACCAGGTGGACGCGGCCGCCGTGGGGCTGTCCTCGCTGGGCAAGGGGCCGGGTTATCCGAAGCGGCAAATCGAGGGCTGGTCGGACCGGTACGAGAAGGCGGGCACCTGGAACGTGCTGAGCTTCAAGCGCGTGCGCGACTGGCTCAAGGCGAACACGCCGGACGACGTCGCCACCTGCCTCATCCACAACGACTGGCGCTTCGACAACGTGGTGCTGGACGCAGGCGACCCGACGCGCGTCATCGGCGTGCTCGACTGGGAGATGGCCACGCTGGGTGACCCGCTGATGGACCTGGGCAACACGCTGGCCTACTGGGTCCAGGCGGATGACAACGTCATGATGCGGATGACGCGCCGGCAGCCCACGCACCTGCCCGGCATGCTGCGGCGCGAAGAGGTGGTGGAGTACTACCTCGACAAGATGAAGCTGAAGCCGGGCAACTGGACCTTCTACGAGGTCTACGGCCTGTTCCGGCTCGCGGTCATCATCCAGCAGATCTACTACCGCTATCACCACAAGCAGACGCGCAACCCGGCGTTCAAGAACTTCTGGCTGCTGGCCAACTACCTCGGCCTGCGCTGCGAGCGGCTCATCCGCACGAAGGGAGCCCGCTGA
- a CDS encoding SDR family oxidoreductase, whose translation MTDKRIFITGGASGLGKAMALRFARAGWKVCIADLHEERSAETLAELGTGGLFLRCDVTREEDLRAASETLQSRWGGVDVVVNNAGVAQAGAIEDVSIDNWRWIIDINLLGVVRGCKVFTPVFKQQGHGHFVNVASMAGLLDVPMMSSYNATKAAVVSLSETLHNELAEARIGVSVVCPSFFKTNLGDSLRTTDPRLGATMARLLERSPITAEDIANDVFRAVEKKEFYVLPHAEGRQAWLLKRFLPRDIYAKVMRKRTARMRPSPGPAPTT comes from the coding sequence ATGACCGACAAGCGCATCTTCATCACCGGTGGCGCCAGCGGGCTGGGCAAGGCCATGGCCCTGCGCTTCGCTCGCGCGGGGTGGAAGGTCTGCATCGCCGACCTCCACGAGGAGCGGAGCGCGGAGACGCTGGCCGAGCTCGGCACGGGTGGGCTCTTCCTGCGCTGTGACGTGACGCGCGAGGAGGACCTGCGCGCCGCCTCGGAGACGCTCCAGTCGCGCTGGGGCGGCGTGGACGTGGTGGTGAACAACGCGGGCGTCGCTCAGGCCGGTGCCATTGAAGACGTGTCCATCGACAACTGGCGGTGGATTATCGACATCAACCTGCTGGGCGTGGTGCGGGGGTGCAAGGTCTTCACCCCCGTGTTCAAGCAGCAGGGCCACGGGCACTTCGTCAACGTCGCCTCCATGGCGGGCCTGCTCGATGTGCCGATGATGAGCAGCTACAACGCCACCAAGGCGGCCGTCGTCTCGCTGTCGGAGACGCTGCACAACGAATTGGCGGAGGCCCGCATCGGCGTCAGCGTGGTGTGCCCGTCGTTCTTCAAGACGAACCTGGGCGACTCGCTGCGCACCACGGACCCTCGGCTGGGGGCCACCATGGCGCGGCTGTTGGAGCGCTCGCCCATCACCGCGGAGGACATCGCCAACGACGTCTTCCGCGCGGTGGAGAAGAAGGAGTTCTACGTCCTGCCCCACGCGGAGGGCCGCCAGGCGTGGTTGCTGAAGCGCTTCCTCCCGCGCGACATCTACGCGAAGGTCATGCGCAAGAGGACCGCCCGGATGCGCCCGAGCCCCGGCCCCGCACCGACGACCTGA